CTCGCCGGTGGCTGTGTCGCCCACCATGCGCCGGACGAGAGCGCCGCGACGACCCGCATAAATGCCGCTGCCGGTGATGCCGCCGTGGGGCAGACTGGCGCCAGCTGCCAACAGATTCACATTGTTCGCCCAGGCCCAGCCCTGCTGGAGCTGGCTGGCTGCAAGTGAGAAGAGAGAAATTGTATATCAGTTGTGATTCACAGTTGATGGGGTTACAACGAACTTACAATCAAGAAATACGGAAGTTAAAAGAAAGATACAACATGCTTTGAACTTAAAAGGAAGATAAAAAGAACGTATCAAGCTATTAAGTTACAAGGAAGatacaacaaatttataagCAAGTCACAAGGAACGAACAAAGCAGATAGAATAAATCTTAAAAGAAGCTACGAGGGAGTTAGAAAGTTACAAACAAGTTACAATCACGTCACAAAAAACATACGGGATACTTATAAGGAACTCACAAAGATGTAAGGCACTTATACGCAAGTTACAATTACGTTACAGGGAAGGTAAAAAAAACCTTTAAAGAACTTAACAGGCACTCACAAGCAATGAAACTGAAAGGGAACTTAAAAAGAAGAAACCTATAAGAAACTTATAAGATACAAGAGACATGCAATCAGGTTgcaagaaatttaaataatcacAAAGAggatcaaattaataataatgcatttgcataacaaAATACACTTAGTAGTTTTTACTCAACTTATATAACAGCAATGAATTCTTCTCTTTACGTTATATACTGCAAAAATACTGTAAAAACAATGCGTTGTTAGTAGATACAAGATTCTAGTATGTTAGATATAAACtgtttgttaaacaaaaatactataaattACTGCAAATTCATATATTGACAAACATTCTTTATAGAAATGTAAGCAAAAGTATAGCACCAAAAGTACAGtattttttaagtattttgtatttaaacaaatacggaagttttaatgaaattttcttttgCCTTCTAACTGGTACACAAACAATCAGTTAGAAAAAATGTGTATTTTAGTATTCTAAAAATACTGCAACTTTTGGTATATTTAGTGTTTTTGTTCAAGTAGTAAATGAGAGAAGAGTTCTCTAAATAATCAATACGAAATGTAGAATGTGAAATGTAAAATCGTCAACAAATAGTTTTAGGAATTTTCTGAGTGAATAGTTACAAAttaatgttaatatatatgaatattagaaatatatactatattagcaacatctattttaatttaatgtttgATGTTTGACATGCAATATTTAATAAGCTATAAGTAGATTTCTTTAATAGATCCACTATTTAGCAACtgatatatttgtaaatagttcGCAAGCGAATCGCAAAAAATACTGCTCTTTTAAGTATTATTGTTTATAAGGGGTATACTAAACTTTATATtattcacttgagatcacaaAAGTTTAGTGTGAAAAGATATAAACAGTTTATAGTGGAATAATCCTAAGCGAGTTAGTTTCTCTGTTATCAAAGCCCATGTTTATAAAGTGCACACGTCTAGACGCAATTCAGTGTAATCGATACCCTGTACCTATAGGAATGTGTCCAATAGGGTAGCATGTGTACAATAGTAAATAGCTTAAAACAAGCAACATGTTCTTCATTTCAGATAATATTTTCTAACTTGTTATGTTTTAAGCTAcatcatttataaatatgaaaaaatttggcttaaaatctcttttttttttggaaatttagaaaatatttctAGAAGTCTTTgaagttaaaaacaaattttatgatATATTATTAGTTGGATAATTGTATAAATGTaatataaaatagaaattaaGAGAATGCAATATGATAGAGTATTATTTAAGAGACTTTATATCtaactacagggtatttcttaGCTGACTACTAAGCTACTACGACTACTACtgctactactactactactaagTACTCACCCGTTAGAAAGGGTAGCTCCGACTTGAACATATTGCTGACAATCAAATGCTGTAAATCATAGCGCTCGACTAGCTCCTGGGCGGGCGTATAGAAGAGCATATCGAAGCATATGAAATGGCCAAAGGTCACATTGAAGTCCGTATTGAAGATGGCATATTCGGGCGCCCGGGTGCGATTCAGCTGCGGCTCCAGATATAAATTCCATTTGCGATAACGCGACACCACCGCCCCACCGCGATCCAGCACCACATTCGTGTTGTACAGCCGATAGCCGCGGGCGGGGCAATCGTTGTCCGGCGCACAGTTCTCCCGCTCCTTGACATTGACCACCAGATAGCTGTGGGCGACAAGAGCGGCACAGGCCAGTTGCCGCAGGAAATCGTGCACCTCATATCCGGTCGTTATGTGGCACAGGGTGCGACGCGAGGGCGCCGGCACCGCCGTCAACTGCAGCTGGCTGTTCAGTGTGCCCTCGGGAAAGACGAGTATATCGGCTGTGCCATTGGCCGCCTCAATTAGCTCCAGATAGGCGGACAGATTctcctgcagcagctgctccgaGCTGCCGCCGGTCAGTGCCGGGCGAAATTCCGCCACGCCCGCCGTGTAATACTCGTCGCTGGCTGCCCCACAGCTGGCCAGCGCGAGGCACAGCAAATGGAGGAGCGACCACAACTTGCCACACATGATGCTTCCGTCAGACTGCGCGATCAGGTCTTTACTCTCCCTTCCTGCCACACAACACTCTCCCACTGTCTTCCTCTCTGCCActctcaccctctctctctctgtccctGTCAATATTTCTATCTAATCTCTCATATCTCTCAGCCGCCGTTATTTCTTATCATCTCTTGACTTCGCTTTACAAAGCAACTCTGCCTCATCTGGAGaatgcatacttttaggcatattttttatatattcaatgtAGAACTATTAAAATtcgaaaatacattttcacaatCGTTGGACGATTCAAAATTATATCTTCTAACTCTTGCGGTATGAACTCTGTATTAAACACCAATCAATCAGTCCATCATACACACAGTAagtcagccagccagacagtaaatcaatcaatcaatcagacactcagttagtcaatcatttagtaagttagtcagtcagttagcTGCCAGGTCACTCAATAATTCAGTTAATTACTTAGCTATTCAGACAGTCATTTATTTGCGCAGGCAGTTACAcaatcaatcattcaatcagtAGGTCAGTCAATCAAACAGTCAGTTGACTGGACTAGCTAGTTAACTATTTCGGAATAATTAACTAATTGAACATCTGTGGATCGCtcagtcattcaatcagtcagctattcaatcagtcaatcattcaatgagttggtcagtcaatcaatcactcAATTAGTCGATCAATCATTTATTCATTTAGTCAGTGACtcaatcaattatttattcaatttataacTCAATTGATCTTTTATACCAtcattcaatcagtcaatcattatctcagtctgtctgtcaatCATCTAGGCAGTTACTTAGTTTTTCAATTCGTCAATCCGTCAATCATCTATTTACTTAGTCAATCACTCAGACAATCAGTTAATCAGAACGAAAAGTTTTCTGTAAAAAGATTTGTTGATATTAACCctcataaaattcaaattgtttccGTGAGTCGGGTCGCAATTTATTGAAATCGATTCGAAGACAGagaaatttcacaaaaaagttgtcaaaaatgtttttcacactAAACGTtccaaatttgcataaaacttAGCTTTCTTGAAGCCAGTTGATAAGCCAATAATTATagacacaaatatatatatatgtatattgagtATATGTTAATTGGATCAATCATAGTTGAACCTTATATTTTGGataatatgatattttgagtaatatatttttaaacaacaaGCACATCAATAAGGACCTATT
This window of the Drosophila virilis strain 15010-1051.87 chromosome X, Dvir_AGI_RSII-ME, whole genome shotgun sequence genome carries:
- the LOC6633656 gene encoding vanin-like protein 3; the encoded protein is MCGKLWSLLHLLCLALASCGAASDEYYTAGVAEFRPALTGGSSEQLLQENLSAYLELIEAANGTADILVFPEGTLNSQLQLTAVPAPSRRTLCHITTGYEVHDFLRQLACAALVAHSYLVVNVKERENCAPDNDCPARGYRLYNTNVVLDRGGAVVSRYRKWNLYLEPQLNRTRAPEYAIFNTDFNVTFGHFICFDMLFYTPAQELVERYDLQHLIVSNMFKSELPFLTASQLQQGWAWANNVNLLAAGASLPHGGITGSGIYAGRRGALVRRMVGDTATGERQLLLARVPRWPRLESSALELDAERWGPAQLQLEMLQQPQLEEFNSWQVPLLNGSLQQQRLCQADLCCDFELQTELEAAARTTYNYRLGVFVGQRRYEEEEYTVVRLCGLFACRNDSILSCGLLAEQPAEPSPEPRAAVLFRRLRVAGEFVQRPRRLLMPSTLSGALYALQATEIDWSVRPDAEGAWRGELVTQVQLVLKKSHSQLLTFAIYGNYFDEYAADGQGGGGGGGGGVISQLTGGVWGMAVGLLLSYHAANR